A genomic stretch from Ureibacillus composti includes:
- a CDS encoding DRTGG domain-containing protein: MSTKHEKILQYIESLPVGDKISVRQIAKEMQVSEGTAYRAIKEAENRRLVSSIERVGTIRIEKKKKENIERLTFAEIVNIVDGQVLGGKSGLHKSLNKFVIGAMQVEDMMRYTDAGSLLIVGNRFKAHEQALKEGAAVLITGGFDTTEENKHLADELELPIISSSYDTFTVATMINRAIYDQLIKKDILLIEDIYVPIEDTAMLKKEQTINDFHQLNTRTTHGAFPVVTNNNKLIGMITAKDVIGKEGVEPIEKVMTKHPISTSMKTSVASAGHRMIWEGIDLLPIVNDDGVLQGVISRQDVLKALQHAQRQPQHGETIDDIVKNEMKILGEEDLVVEFTVTPQMTNQFGAISYGAFTTLLSEVGSIALKRKKRGDAVAENMTIYFIKPVQMESVLTVIPHILDMSRKFVKMDFDVYNGSTLVGKAMMMFQLLER, translated from the coding sequence GTGTCAACAAAACATGAGAAAATTTTGCAATATATAGAATCTCTCCCTGTTGGCGACAAAATTTCAGTTCGACAAATCGCAAAGGAAATGCAAGTAAGTGAAGGTACTGCATATCGAGCAATTAAAGAAGCTGAAAACCGTCGATTAGTGAGTTCTATTGAACGAGTAGGAACGATTCGTATTGAGAAAAAGAAAAAAGAAAATATCGAACGATTAACCTTTGCAGAAATTGTAAACATTGTTGATGGTCAAGTGTTAGGCGGAAAGTCAGGCTTGCATAAATCGTTAAATAAATTTGTAATTGGAGCAATGCAAGTTGAAGACATGATGCGGTATACAGATGCAGGAAGCTTACTAATAGTAGGGAACCGTTTCAAGGCGCATGAACAAGCCTTAAAAGAAGGAGCTGCAGTTCTAATTACAGGTGGATTTGATACGACGGAAGAAAATAAGCATCTGGCTGATGAATTAGAACTCCCGATTATTTCTTCAAGTTACGATACTTTTACAGTTGCAACAATGATTAACCGTGCAATCTATGACCAGTTAATTAAGAAAGATATCCTTTTAATTGAAGATATTTATGTTCCAATTGAAGATACGGCTATGTTAAAAAAGGAACAAACAATTAATGATTTCCATCAATTAAATACAAGGACAACCCATGGAGCATTTCCCGTTGTTACCAATAACAATAAATTAATTGGGATGATTACAGCAAAGGATGTAATAGGTAAAGAAGGAGTAGAACCGATAGAAAAAGTAATGACGAAACATCCAATTTCTACTTCAATGAAAACAAGTGTTGCATCAGCCGGTCACCGAATGATCTGGGAAGGTATAGATCTATTACCAATTGTAAATGACGATGGTGTATTACAAGGGGTTATTAGTCGTCAAGACGTTTTAAAAGCGTTACAGCACGCGCAACGTCAACCGCAACACGGAGAAACAATTGACGATATAGTAAAAAATGAAATGAAAATTTTGGGTGAAGAAGATTTAGTTGTAGAGTTTACCGTCACTCCACAAATGACAAACCAATTCGGGGCAATCTCCTATGGCGCCTTTACAACATTACTTTCTGAAGTGGGTTCAATTGCGTTAAAAAGAAAAAAACGTGGTGACGCCGTAGCAGAAAATATGACGATTTACTTTATTAAGCCTGTACAAATGGAAAGTGTATTAACTGTAATTCCACATATTTTGGACATGAGTCGAAAGTTTGTGAAAATGGATTTTGATGTTTATAATGGTTCAACGCTTGTTGGGAAAGCAATGATGATGTTCCAACTTTTAGAACGATAG
- a CDS encoding YtpI family protein, which produces MLNIIFIIFIVLSFVAYLFYKTKQFRVNLPIRKKWYKAKAGIALGIFVIAFGINTSIVYPTAIGYAITVIFVIIGFMEAYASFKRASHEGKFVKEEYELNK; this is translated from the coding sequence ATGTTAAATATTATCTTTATTATTTTTATTGTACTATCTTTCGTTGCTTATCTCTTTTATAAGACGAAACAATTTCGTGTAAATTTACCAATTCGAAAAAAGTGGTATAAAGCAAAGGCAGGTATCGCATTAGGTATTTTCGTTATAGCATTTGGCATAAATACAAGCATTGTGTACCCAACAGCTATTGGATATGCGATTACAGTCATCTTTGTTATTATAGGTTTTATGGAAGCATACGCTAGTTTTAAACGTGCTAGCCACGAAGGTAAGTTTGTAAAGGAAGAATACGAACTTAATAAATAA
- a CDS encoding Xaa-Pro peptidase family protein: MAKLQQLQSYLQEQNIDAAFVTTPDNVFYFSGFKSNPHERLLGVMVFKEAEPFLICPKMEVPDAISAGWNYEAVGHLDTDNAWEVLSNAIKSRGVDLSSIAIEKSHLTVERLEALQQFYPQANFVRLDHKINDLRVIKDQAELEKMREAARLADFAIEVGCKEIAEGKTEMEILTAIENAIRQKGYSMSFETMVLSGPKAASPHGTPGDRKIQKGDFILFDLGVIYEGYCSDITRTVAFGEPTDEQIAIYQAVRNANENAIAAVKPGIRAMDLDKIARDTIADAGYGEYFTHRLGHGLGISVHEFPSVTGTNEMVLLPGMVFTIEPGVYNTEIAGVRIEDDVVVTADGVEVLTKFTKELIIL; the protein is encoded by the coding sequence TTGGCTAAATTACAACAACTCCAAAGTTACCTACAAGAACAAAATATTGATGCTGCCTTTGTTACAACACCAGATAATGTTTTTTATTTTTCAGGATTTAAAAGTAATCCTCATGAACGATTACTTGGTGTAATGGTATTTAAAGAGGCTGAGCCTTTCTTAATTTGCCCCAAAATGGAAGTACCAGATGCGATTAGCGCTGGATGGAATTATGAAGCAGTTGGTCATTTAGATACTGATAATGCTTGGGAAGTATTATCAAACGCTATAAAAAGTCGTGGCGTTGACCTTTCAAGTATTGCAATTGAAAAATCTCATTTAACAGTTGAACGCCTTGAAGCACTTCAACAATTTTACCCACAAGCCAATTTTGTCCGCCTTGATCATAAAATAAACGATTTACGTGTAATAAAGGACCAAGCTGAACTTGAAAAAATGCGGGAAGCTGCACGTTTAGCAGATTTTGCAATTGAAGTTGGATGCAAAGAGATTGCTGAAGGTAAAACAGAAATGGAAATTCTAACAGCTATTGAAAATGCCATCAGACAAAAGGGTTACTCTATGTCATTTGAAACAATGGTACTTTCAGGCCCTAAGGCTGCGTCCCCTCACGGAACTCCTGGTGATCGAAAAATACAAAAAGGTGATTTCATCCTTTTTGATTTAGGGGTGATTTACGAAGGATATTGCTCTGATATAACTCGTACAGTTGCATTTGGAGAACCAACTGATGAACAGATAGCGATTTATCAGGCTGTTCGTAATGCAAATGAAAATGCTATTGCTGCTGTTAAACCTGGAATCCGCGCTATGGACTTAGATAAAATTGCACGAGATACGATTGCAGATGCAGGCTATGGCGAATATTTTACACATCGCTTAGGACATGGTTTAGGTATCTCTGTACATGAATTCCCTTCTGTTACTGGAACAAATGAAATGGTACTCTTACCAGGAATGGTCTTCACTATTGAACCAGGTGTATACAATACAGAGATTGCTGGAGTTCGTATAGAGGATGATGTAGTCGTAACAGCAGATGGCGTCGAAGTATTAACAAAATTCACAAAAGAATTAATCATATTGTAA
- a CDS encoding metal-dependent hydrolase has translation MEISYHGHSIVKIKTNGTNIIIDPFIRGNSLTDLKVEEENPDVILLTHGHNDHVGDTIELAKANNSLVVAPNELANYLATQGVNVHNMGIGGAFEFPFGKVKYTLAFHGSLYETENGEIIDAGNPGGILFFAEGVTIYHAGDTALFGDMKLIGERHPIDVAFLPIGDNFTMGPEDAAYAVSLLNPKNVVPIHYNTFPVIKQDPNTFAELVKTSNVQILNSGDKVVL, from the coding sequence ATGGAAATTTCATATCATGGACACTCAATCGTAAAGATTAAAACTAATGGAACAAATATAATTATTGACCCTTTTATTCGTGGTAATAGCCTGACTGATTTGAAAGTTGAAGAAGAAAATCCAGATGTGATTTTACTTACTCATGGACATAACGACCATGTTGGTGACACGATTGAATTAGCAAAAGCGAATAACTCACTTGTTGTCGCACCAAATGAACTAGCTAACTATTTAGCTACTCAAGGAGTTAATGTTCATAATATGGGCATTGGAGGAGCTTTTGAGTTTCCTTTTGGGAAAGTTAAATACACATTAGCTTTCCATGGCTCATTATATGAAACAGAAAATGGTGAAATTATTGATGCAGGTAATCCTGGTGGAATCCTTTTCTTTGCTGAAGGAGTAACGATTTATCATGCGGGAGATACTGCATTATTCGGTGATATGAAATTAATTGGCGAACGTCACCCAATTGATGTTGCATTTCTACCGATTGGAGATAATTTTACAATGGGGCCAGAAGACGCAGCTTATGCAGTGTCATTACTAAATCCTAAAAACGTTGTACCGATTCATTACAATACGTTTCCAGTAATTAAACAAGATCCAAATACTTTTGCAGAATTAGTGAAGACTAGCAACGTCCAAATATTAAATAGTGGTGATAAAGTAGTACTTTAG
- the dnaE gene encoding DNA polymerase III subunit alpha, whose product MSIVYTQIRTSADLLQSTIRIEELIPFLQQQKAEACAIVNTKLYGLLPFWHGLKKAGIHPVVGLKVRVLFEEEISLPLVLYAKTNEGYKNILKISSAIAIRKDEQLPWRWLVGYSKGCICSLPAMDDDSIWFNQNYEQQARQVAQLFQSNFVIGISRPGGIKSSFEENAMHLSRHLQAPIMAMHESLFVNQNDYFAYEVLRSIDTGVKLSEKVESKQMFQQYLPTKEELLNWYSDQLQWLEVSRQLLLNCRVDISFNQHFMPKFPLKEGESADEVLTRAAISGLKERLQTETPDRNYIERLKYEIQIITSMGYADYFLIVADFMRFARKENILTGPGRGSSASSLVAYCLQITQVDPLKYGLLFERFLNPERITLPDIDIDFVDTKRQKVIQYVAEKYGQQYVAQIITFGTLSAKAVARDVARMFNFEQETLEMISRLIPNRLGITLQEAYNSSEDLRKWVEGEEIRRRWFETALKLEGLPRNSSTHAAGVVLSPMPLVDVVPIQEGHEGIYLTQWPMQEIEQSGLLKMDFLGLRNLTILEQIRKSIYYSHRVKIDLNQIPLNDEKTYMLLQQGDTTGIFQLESEGMKKALKEIIPTNFLDIVAVNALYRPGPMEFISVYARRKHGQEPVVMPHPVLEPILKETYGVIVYQEQIMKIANLFAGFTIGQADLLRRAVSKKKREVLEEQRTSFVKGAILQGYPEKSAEDVYKLIVRFADYGFPKSHAVAYSMISYQMAYLKANYPVNFYSALMTNAIGNQDKLSQIISEAKGKGIELLRPSIHKSIRPFKVENGKIRFSLSTIKGVSQVFIQRLMAVRDTRQHPFEDLFELAVSLSAIHFNRKFIEPLIKSGALDDFGKDRATLLASIDAAEKHAKIVRPNDEEDLFSSNHFIFGKPKYIDAEPIPQKIKLQFEKEVLGFYLSEHPVETVRKKFGNVNSNIQTIQQLRPNSIVKLVGMIEGIRQIRTKKGELMAFVELQDEYGIVSATLFPKEYNEVLGWIKEEKIVYVEGSVDFRFGKSQIKVKSMKLI is encoded by the coding sequence TTGTCAATCGTATATACACAAATACGAACTAGTGCAGATTTATTACAAAGTACAATTCGTATTGAAGAGCTCATCCCATTTTTACAACAACAGAAGGCAGAAGCATGTGCAATTGTTAATACAAAATTGTATGGGCTTTTGCCTTTTTGGCATGGTTTGAAAAAAGCAGGGATTCATCCAGTTGTCGGGCTTAAAGTACGTGTACTTTTTGAAGAAGAGATTTCTCTACCACTAGTGTTGTATGCGAAAACTAATGAGGGATATAAAAATATACTTAAAATTAGTAGTGCTATTGCCATTCGGAAGGATGAGCAACTTCCATGGCGTTGGTTAGTAGGGTACTCAAAGGGCTGTATTTGTAGCTTACCAGCAATGGACGACGATTCGATTTGGTTTAATCAAAATTATGAACAGCAAGCAAGGCAAGTTGCACAATTATTTCAATCTAACTTTGTAATTGGCATTTCACGTCCAGGCGGAATAAAGTCATCTTTCGAAGAAAATGCCATGCATTTAAGTCGTCATTTACAAGCACCAATCATGGCGATGCATGAAAGCTTATTCGTGAATCAAAATGATTACTTTGCATATGAAGTTTTACGATCCATAGATACAGGTGTGAAATTGAGTGAAAAAGTAGAAAGTAAACAAATGTTTCAGCAATATCTCCCAACCAAAGAGGAACTATTGAATTGGTATTCCGATCAACTACAATGGTTAGAAGTTAGTAGACAGTTACTTTTAAACTGTCGTGTAGACATCAGTTTTAATCAACACTTTATGCCTAAATTTCCTCTCAAAGAAGGAGAATCGGCGGACGAGGTTCTAACTAGAGCCGCAATCTCTGGCTTAAAGGAGAGATTACAAACTGAAACTCCTGATCGGAATTATATTGAACGCTTAAAATATGAGATACAAATTATTACGTCGATGGGCTATGCTGATTATTTTTTAATCGTTGCAGATTTTATGAGATTTGCACGTAAAGAGAATATTTTAACTGGACCTGGACGTGGATCATCAGCCAGTTCGCTCGTCGCATATTGTTTACAGATCACTCAAGTGGATCCGCTGAAATACGGATTGTTATTTGAACGATTTTTAAATCCAGAGCGGATTACTTTACCCGATATTGATATTGATTTTGTCGATACGAAAAGACAAAAGGTTATTCAATATGTTGCTGAAAAATACGGTCAGCAATATGTTGCTCAAATTATTACTTTCGGTACTCTTTCTGCAAAGGCTGTTGCTAGAGACGTTGCGCGGATGTTTAATTTTGAACAAGAAACTTTAGAAATGATTTCAAGATTAATTCCTAACCGATTGGGTATTACATTACAAGAAGCCTATAATTCTTCCGAAGATCTCCGCAAATGGGTAGAAGGAGAAGAAATTCGTCGTCGATGGTTTGAAACAGCCCTAAAATTAGAAGGGCTTCCTAGAAATTCTTCAACTCATGCGGCTGGTGTAGTATTAAGTCCAATGCCACTTGTGGATGTAGTACCTATACAAGAAGGACATGAAGGGATTTATTTAACTCAGTGGCCTATGCAGGAAATTGAACAATCTGGATTATTAAAGATGGACTTTTTAGGCTTGCGTAATTTAACTATCTTGGAACAAATAAGAAAATCAATTTATTATTCTCATCGAGTAAAAATTGATTTAAATCAAATTCCATTAAATGATGAAAAAACATATATGTTGTTGCAACAGGGTGATACAACAGGAATCTTCCAACTTGAATCGGAAGGGATGAAAAAAGCACTTAAGGAAATCATCCCCACAAATTTTTTAGACATTGTTGCAGTGAATGCACTTTACCGACCAGGACCGATGGAGTTTATTTCAGTATATGCGAGAAGAAAGCATGGACAAGAACCGGTCGTGATGCCGCATCCTGTGTTAGAACCAATTCTAAAAGAAACTTATGGAGTAATCGTTTACCAAGAGCAAATTATGAAAATCGCGAACCTATTTGCTGGATTTACGATTGGTCAGGCAGATTTGTTGAGAAGAGCAGTAAGTAAAAAGAAGCGTGAAGTGTTAGAAGAACAAAGAACGTCGTTTGTTAAAGGAGCAATACTACAAGGATATCCAGAAAAGAGCGCTGAAGATGTTTATAAATTAATTGTACGATTTGCTGATTATGGTTTTCCTAAAAGTCATGCAGTAGCATACAGTATGATTTCTTATCAAATGGCTTATTTGAAAGCCAATTATCCAGTGAATTTTTACAGCGCTTTAATGACTAATGCAATTGGAAATCAAGATAAACTCTCTCAAATCATTTCAGAGGCGAAAGGGAAAGGTATTGAATTATTAAGGCCTTCAATTCATAAAAGTATTCGTCCATTTAAAGTGGAAAACGGAAAGATTCGCTTTAGTCTTTCTACTATAAAAGGTGTTTCTCAAGTTTTCATACAAAGATTAATGGCTGTTCGTGATACGAGACAGCATCCATTTGAGGATTTGTTTGAATTGGCGGTTTCTTTAAGTGCGATTCATTTTAACCGAAAATTTATAGAACCGCTTATTAAATCTGGGGCGTTAGATGATTTTGGGAAAGATCGAGCTACATTACTTGCAAGCATTGATGCAGCGGAAAAACATGCAAAAATAGTGAGACCAAATGATGAAGAAGATTTATTTTCATCGAACCATTTTATTTTTGGTAAACCGAAATATATTGATGCAGAGCCAATACCTCAAAAAATTAAGCTTCAATTTGAAAAAGAAGTACTTGGATTTTACTTATCCGAACACCCAGTTGAAACTGTACGAAAAAAATTTGGCAATGTAAATAGTAACATCCAAACAATCCAACAGTTAAGACCAAATTCCATTGTAAAACTAGTCGGTATGATTGAGGGTATACGTCAAATACGAACAAAAAAAGGTGAATTAATGGCCTTTGTAGAACTACAAGATGAATACGGTATTGTTTCAGCAACACTCTTTCCTAAAGAATATAATGAAGTACTCGGCTGGATTAAAGAAGAGAAAATTGTATATGTAGAGGGAAGCGTAGATTTTAGATTTGGAAAATCACAAATAAAAGTAAAGTCTATGAAACTGATTTAA
- a CDS encoding bifunctional oligoribonuclease/PAP phosphatase NrnA — protein sequence MKRQIIDKIEQYGTIILHRHVRPDPDAYGSQIGLKQIIEMNYPNKKVYAVGEHDDSLTFLAYPDEIKDDVYVGALVIVVDTANTERISDERYIKGDLLIKIDHHPNDDAYGDLLWVNTDASSVSEMIYELFEEGRDYKNWKLPDAGARLLFAGIVGDTGRFKYPSATFRTFEIAGQLIRYNFDRNELFNGLYEKEPNLLHLQGYIYENFKMDQNGAAYIKLTKEVLEKFKVTPSETSLLVGSLSDIKGVCAWVLLVEEADQIRVRLRSKGPVINELAKKYHGGGHPLASGATAYSWEEADKVIEDLKEICRLYK from the coding sequence ATGAAAAGACAAATCATCGACAAAATTGAGCAGTATGGTACAATTATCCTTCACCGACATGTTCGACCGGATCCAGATGCTTATGGTTCCCAAATTGGATTAAAACAGATTATTGAAATGAATTATCCTAATAAGAAAGTGTATGCAGTTGGTGAACATGATGATTCCCTAACTTTTTTAGCATATCCTGATGAAATCAAAGATGATGTGTATGTTGGCGCACTAGTAATCGTTGTTGATACTGCAAATACAGAACGAATTTCTGATGAGCGATACATAAAAGGGGATCTCCTCATAAAAATTGATCACCATCCGAATGATGACGCATATGGAGACTTACTATGGGTAAATACGGATGCAAGTTCAGTTAGTGAAATGATTTATGAACTTTTCGAGGAAGGTCGAGATTATAAAAATTGGAAACTTCCAGATGCTGGCGCAAGATTATTGTTCGCGGGAATTGTAGGGGATACAGGTAGGTTTAAATATCCAAGTGCTACATTTAGGACTTTTGAAATTGCAGGACAATTAATTCGCTATAACTTTGACCGGAATGAATTGTTTAATGGGTTGTATGAGAAAGAACCTAATCTTTTACATCTACAAGGCTATATCTATGAAAATTTTAAAATGGACCAAAATGGAGCTGCATATATTAAATTAACAAAAGAGGTCCTTGAGAAATTTAAAGTAACACCGTCTGAGACTTCATTGCTAGTAGGGTCGTTAAGTGATATTAAAGGTGTTTGTGCCTGGGTGTTACTAGTTGAAGAAGCAGATCAGATCCGTGTGCGTTTACGCTCGAAAGGTCCTGTTATTAATGAATTAGCCAAGAAGTATCACGGAGGGGGACATCCATTAGCTTCGGGTGCTACTGCGTATTCTTGGGAAGAGGCAGATAAAGTCATAGAAGATTTAAAAGAAATTTGTCGATTATATAAATAA